The following is a genomic window from Malus sylvestris chromosome 12, drMalSylv7.2, whole genome shotgun sequence.
CGCTTTCATTATTAAAGCAGTAGTATTTGTTGTGCATGTTCTGAAATTGCAAAAAGTTCTTTGGATCATTGGATCAGAGAGGTAGACATAGGTTTGGAATGATTTGGTTTTgaataatttggagcattggatGCTTTTTTTTCTTAGACACCATCACTCAGACAGTCAAAAAGACTGAAGAACTCACActccaccacacacacacttcgAGACCCCCCCCaccacaccacacacgcacaccacaCACGTACACCACACACGGAGGTCTCTCTCTCGATCTTTCATTTCCCACTCCACTACCATATTCTCGAAtcctctcagtctctctcttctctcttctctctctgaggTCGGTCTGAGCCTTCGTTCTCACCGAGAAGTTCTCagtcttctccctcccttcccccttctccagttcttccacacacacacagagacatcATCTCTCGAATCTCGATCCTCCTCGTCCGTGTCTCCGTGTCTCCCTGTCTCCCTTTGCTCCTCCCATCTCACCCGCCCTAAACCCAGCCGTCGACACCACTCCATAACCGTCCGTGTCTCCGTGTCTCCCTGTCTCCCTCTGTCTCCGTAGTCCAAGCCGTCGACACCACTGAGGAGCACGAACTTGTCCCAGCCGTCTTGGATTCGTGAGGAAGACGATGTTCCAGGCTCCTACTTCTCTTCTTCCCCTCTATTACTTTAAATTTTTGTAcagatttcaatttttctgcATGTTGCACCTTTGTTGTACTGAAAttgattttagggatttaggaattagggtttctatTTTTGTACAGATTGCGATTTATCTGCATGTTGCttgatttttgtactgaaatagattttagggatttaggaattagggattcagttCAGTTGCTTTGAATccgaatttggggatttagggaatcggttcatttgctttgaattTTGTACTGAAATCGTTCTTCTCGGCTTGTAAACATGttgatttttgtactgaaatcgtTCTTCTCGGAATCCTTTATTGTAGATTCAGTTCATTTGCTTTGATTTAgcatttggggatttagggtttCGGATTATTTGCTCCGGCCGTGTTCTCCGATGAGTCCATAccaaatatcgcgatagtttcgaaaatatcgcgatattatcgatattatcgataatatcgcgatattctGCCGAAAACAAGTTGGATAGTTACTAAAATATCGGGGTcccaaaaaaacgataatatcggcgatatttcgccgatattatcgatattttctacTGTGTTCGTAAGAATATTGTTACTGCACCGACTGATgaaaacttttattttatttgggacTCGCAACATCCAAATCGATGCCCATTCATAATTAACACCCATCTTTGACATATATATTCATGATCAGAGGTAATTTCTTGCGGCGCCCCATTTTTCATTGACTTAACACGGCAGCAAAAAGAAGACACAACAGCAGCTCGACCAAAAACTAGCtgggaaacaaaaaaacacagCAACTAGTTCGACAAGACGAGGAGGAGGAGTCTGTCGGAGCGAAAATGGATCTCGAAGCAGGCCAACAGGTACTATGGCACCGCCCCGGTGATTCAATGGCTGCGCTTTCAGTCTCTTGAAATAGCCTCTCTTGCAGTTGCACACCAACTGTTTGACAAATTGCCCGACTGAAAGTTCAAAGTTCGAAGCATGAGTATAAGATGGCCAAGGCTGCTAACACCCACACATCTCTCTCAGATTATACGAAAGCAGAAAAATCCATTGACGGCCCTCCAAATTTTCACTCAAGTGAAATCCAAGTACCCCAATTACCGTCACAATGGTCCAGTCTACGCCACCATGATCAGCATTCTCGGAAACTCTGGCCGAATTGCTGAGATGAAGGACGTGATTAACACGATGAAAAATGACTCCTGTGAATGCAAGGATTCAGTTTTTGCAATTGCAATTAAAACCTACGCGCAAGCTGGATTGCTGAAGGATGCAGTGTCTCTGTTTAATAACATTTCCAAGTTCAACTGTGTGAACTGGACGCATTCTTTCAATACCCTTTTGGAGATTATGGTGAATGAGTCCAAGCTTGAAGCTGCTCATCGCATTTTCGTGGAGCATTGTTGTGGATGGGAGGTGAGCTCTAGGGTTCGGTCCTTGAATTTGCTCATGCTTGCTTTGTGCCGGAAGGGTCGTTCAGATATTGCCCTGCAAATTTTCCAAGAAATGGATTATCAGCATTGTAATCCGGATAGGGAAAGTTATCGGATTTTAATGAGAGGGTTGTGTGAAGATAAGAGGCTCAATGAGGCAACCCATTTGTTGTACTCGATGTTTTGGAGGATTTCTCGGAAGGGTTGTGGTGAAGATGTTGTAATTTATAGAACCTTGTTGGATGCCTTGTGTGATAATGGGGAGATTGACGAAGCTGTCGAAATTCTTGGTAAGATATTAAGGAAGGGGCTCAAGGCCCCTAAGCGGTTTCGACACAATCTTGATCTCAGTCGTTATggaaatggcaaagacacgggAGGCGTTAAGTTGTTGATTAATGAAGCTCTGGTTAGAGGTGGGATTCCCAGCTTGGCAAGCTATAGTGCTATGGCAATTGATCTTTACAATGAAAATAAGATTGGTGAGGCTGACAAAGTGCTCAAGGAAATGCAAGATAACGGCTTTAGGCCAACAGAGTTGGTCTTTGAAGCAAGGGCGGCTGCATTGAGTGGTGAAAAGAAAGTCGTTGAAGCAGTGGAGGTGATTGAAAAGGAGATGGTGGAGGCAAACTGTGTACCAACTCTAAGAGTGTACAATGTTGTGATGAGATGCCTTTGTAGTGAGGGGCAATCGGTTCTTGCCATTTCGTATTTGAAGAAGATGGAAAAGCAGGTGGGTTGTGTTGCTGACAAGAAAACTTATGGCATTTTAGTGGATGGGCTTTGTGAGGAGAGACGATTTCTGGAAGCAAGTCGAGTATTGCAAGAGATGTTGATCAAGTCACATTGGTCCTGTGCTGAGACTTACAGTCGAGTGATTAGGGGTCTTTGCTCAGTGGGCAGGCAATATGAAGCTGTTATGTGGTTGGAGGAGATGTTGAGTCGGGCTATGCTGCCGGAGCATTCAGTATGGAACTCATTGGTGGTATCTGTGTGTTCTAACATATCCAATGTTGAGGTTTGCTCTGAGACCTATAACCGACTACGAAATTCTTAATTGTTTCTTGCTCTTATTTATGCATTTTCATTTGTGTACACCGTCTTGTTAGTAGTTATAGTAAAAGAAGACCTCTTTGTTCTGtaaaaatgaattttatataACAACAGCATAGCTCTTCACTTTCGTATGATACTTCTTATGATTCCGAAGAGGGAACAAATTCGAAGGATTGTGTTTGTATAAAAAGGGTATGATTTGCTTTGAAGATATCTAATCCTTCTTCGTTATGTTTTGGATGCTGATGCTGTGGTATTTTGTCGTTCAATGAAATCTGATTTGATTGGTTAGGGAACGGAATATATATATTCACAACCTATATGGTGAGATTTCATCTTAAGGACACAATAATGAAATTTGAAAAGTTCTAACATATTTTGTTGCAGAATTGCAGCGAGGGTCTTCTTGCTTTGACGGAATTTGGAAGACCGTTAATGCAAGATCGTCTAGTTACAGGAACAGATACCATATCAGACTGGTAATTCTTACTTGATAACCAATTTTGTGGTAGATATGCTACGACTTGGACTTGATTTTGGGTTCGATAGTCTTAACTTTAACGTGATTGAAACCCAAGTCTGCTGCAAAATTCAAACCCAGCCCTGTAGCACACGCACTAACAGAACCTTGGACGTTCTAGGTACAACCTCCTATGGAATCCGTTACCTCATTATGGATGACAACCACCACTCCTCTAATAGAGCCTCGGGACGGACTTGCCCCATCAACATTTAATTTTACTTCGTTTGGTGTGTAGTAAATAGATTAAATCAAACTCatctaacaaaatttaataCAAACTACCACTGCTTATCTTGAACGACCTTCCGCAAGGACTATTTctgtagagaaaaaaaaaaaaagaacattgGAATATCTCAGTTTGCTATATATCTCACCTATTGTACACTAATAAACTGAAATATCTCACTTTGGTATGTATCTATCATATGCATCTTAACCATTTCGTTAATTGCCTTCATTGGAAAGGACCAACGCATGTCAAGATAATATGATAATTAAGATTTAGATGTTTAGGCATAATTTCatagatttatttatttactaatGTTAAGAAGCTAGTTACGATTTTGTTGTTTTCATAATATTTTGCCAAGCTGCTCGTCCTGGGCTAACAGCACAAGCCGCGGAAACTTTGATTACAGGCAAGTAATGTTTTgatgaaatataattatgttttCATACTGATGCTGCACTGCTGCTTCTTTGTTTTAGGCCTCCATTACACCACACCGCAAATTCGGAGGCAAGTTTCACCTTTTTTTCAGTAAGGCTACGTTCGGGTGATGGACTTGTAAGTGCCAAGGGATTTAGGATAACCGATGAAGAGATATACTAAAAACGGGGGTTGAGAAATGCATTCCGTGATCATTTGGTCTTGTCGAGAACAGAACTCTTCCGGTCAAGGCTGACTTTGCAACGTGGTTACCTAAGGGGGCATCCCTCGGCGCCAGATTGACTTAACGCTCCTAGTAACCCCAATACCGAAGGTTTTTAATAGGAAACACCTATCAAAATCCTTGGATTGGAAACATGTATCGAAATCCTTTTGTTAGATCCTATGTTGAACGGACTTGGACGTATTCTAAATCGGATGCCTGGAACAGTCTGCGAGTCAGAGTCCACTTTGAGCACTTTATGCCCACTTTAAAGCTTTATCAGAGTATGCAACTTCTTCGGACATGCTGGCTCAAAGGCGACATAACTTGGGGTTTCTTGAGTGGACCGATTGAGTCGATGTCCCATTGCATATAGTGTTGAGCTCTTCTGCATGCTGAGGATTCATCAGAGCGTACTTTTGGCACTTATCACAAGTTCGATCACAATCTTTTGCATCTATTTTCATGGTTGGCCAATAATACACAGAAATAAAGGCTTTCTGAGGGAGGGATTGTCCACCAGAGTGGTTGTCAAAGAGACCCCTGAGTGCATGTTGTATAGAATCTCCACGCCCCATTGCGGAAAGACACACGAGTGTGGTCCAAATTCATGTGTTAGAGCGGTTACTTGTGCATTCATGATTTAATAGGGATGAAGGAGACATAAGCTAGCTAACAAAGCCAAATCAATTAGATCCCATCTTTATGTCACAAATCAAAGTGAACATTTTCTCGGACCCATCAaatcaatttgttttatttggTCCGTACAAGATATAAGGAAATGTGTTCCATGTGCACACATGAGTTAAGCAGAGTAGTATGCTTGTACGCAAGTTCAAATTCTTCTCCCCGCAATTTATTTAGAATATGTGTCTTATTTTTTGTAAAAGAAGTCTTCCGTTCCCAATTCTAGAATTATGTTCAACATCATATACTAGTATGACTTTGTCAAAAATCTTATATTCTAAATTCGAGACGCTTTATGCTATTCACCTAGGGGTGCTTCTCGGAAGGATAGGATCGGATCGGAAACACGTTTACAATTTTCGTTCCAAACGTTCAAAATCAGATCGTATTGGATGacaattttttaatagtttttagcATATTCGGAAACAGAGCTGCTCTCCTAAGGTCCTCATTTTGAGGACATATGAGGTCCTTTTTTAGATGAGTTATCAGATTAATCTGATTGTAGATTAAGCTGTCAACTTAAATAATTCATGTTATAAGGAAACAAaatacttgacaaaaaaaaaaaaaaaaattaataagaagagagaaaaggtttCACATCATGTCTAATTCCTTCCATCTGCAAAACTTAATCTCCTCATCGAATATCTAAATTCAACAAATCCAATTGCATAAAACCCTAAGACCAACTCCAATCCTGGGCTATTTGCCAAATTTCCCCCCAAACACCACCCAACCCAAGCTAAAAcattgggctaaaagctaaatgcTAAAGCTGGGCCAAATTTCCCCCAAACACGCGTGGACTCGCATGATTTTGGGCCAGTCTCGGCCCGGTCACTCATGGACGCGCCCCACGAGGGCTGCTTGCCATCACGTCCCAACAGCGTGGGACCCCAACGTCAGGGTCATGTCGGCCACTTGCCCGAGCCCAATGGCTCTTTTCCGCATCTGAGGACCATCGTTTAAGGActgttggttgatccaacggtccagattcaaatttcatttttaaaaaatatgttattttaaaatacattgaatccaacggttgagattgaatacactcaaatctaacggtaaaaaaagatctaacggcccaaattaaaatccaacaactaaaata
Proteins encoded in this region:
- the LOC126594437 gene encoding pentatricopeptide repeat-containing protein At1g05600 isoform X1 — its product is MSIRWPRLLTPTHLSQIIRKQKNPLTALQIFTQVKSKYPNYRHNGPVYATMISILGNSGRIAEMKDVINTMKNDSCECKDSVFAIAIKTYAQAGLLKDAVSLFNNISKFNCVNWTHSFNTLLEIMVNESKLEAAHRIFVEHCCGWEVSSRVRSLNLLMLALCRKGRSDIALQIFQEMDYQHCNPDRESYRILMRGLCEDKRLNEATHLLYSMFWRISRKGCGEDVVIYRTLLDALCDNGEIDEAVEILGKILRKGLKAPKRFRHNLDLSRYGNGKDTGGVKLLINEALVRGGIPSLASYSAMAIDLYNENKIGEADKVLKEMQDNGFRPTELVFEARAAALSGEKKVVEAVEVIEKEMVEANCVPTLRVYNVVMRCLCSEGQSVLAISYLKKMEKQVGCVADKKTYGILVDGLCEERRFLEASRVLQEMLIKSHWSCAETYSRVIRGLCSVGRQYEAVMWLEEMLSRAMLPEHSVWNSLVVSVCSNISNVENCSEGLLALTEFGRPLMQDRLVTGTDTISDWPPLHHTANSEASFTFFSVRLRSGDGLVSAKGFRITDEEIY
- the LOC126594437 gene encoding pentatricopeptide repeat-containing protein At1g05600 isoform X2; this translates as MSIRWPRLLTPTHLSQIIRKQKNPLTALQIFTQVKSKYPNYRHNGPVYATMISILGNSGRIAEMKDVINTMKNDSCECKDSVFAIAIKTYAQAGLLKDAVSLFNNISKFNCVNWTHSFNTLLEIMVNESKLEAAHRIFVEHCCGWEVSSRVRSLNLLMLALCRKGRSDIALQIFQEMDYQHCNPDRESYRILMRGLCEDKRLNEATHLLYSMFWRISRKGCGEDVVIYRTLLDALCDNGEIDEAVEILGKILRKGLKAPKRFRHNLDLSRYGNGKDTGGVKLLINEALVRGGIPSLASYSAMAIDLYNENKIGEADKVLKEMQDNGFRPTELVFEARAAALSGEKKVVEAVEVIEKEMVEANCVPTLRVYNVVMRCLCSEGQSVLAISYLKKMEKQVGCVADKKTYGILVDGLCEERRFLEASRVLQEMLIKSHWSCAETYSRVIRGLCSVGRQYEAVMWLEEMLSRAMLPEHSVWNSLVVSVCSNISNVEASITPHRKFGGKFHLFFSKATFG